ATGCCAAGGACTGCTAATTGGTTTTTACTGTTGGACATTATGTTAAAATAATAAATGTGATGCATGTCTCTCAAGAGAGCAAGAATCCATATTTAAAATGGTACAAAGAGACTACACATTAATTGTATTCAATTCATCACAAGAATCCAAATTGTCTTGTGCTTTCTCTGATTAATTAGCAGTTCATCAGAAATTAGTTAGTAAGTCACTTATATAAAGTTGAAGAGAAGGGAGTTTCTTCAAAAATCCTAAAGCCAAAGTATAAAATGAAGGGCATGAGGAAATTAGTAACATTATTACGTGTTATACTGTACTTAGGATTGGTTTCTGGAGAAATTAGTACTAATGATGATGCAGgcaaaagagagaaaaagtgtGGATTTCCAGCAATATATAACTTTGGCGACTCGAATTCGGACACAGGAGGAAGATCAGCAGCTATCCATTAGGTGCCCCCTCCTAATGGTCAGACTTTCTTTGGCAGACCCTTCGGGAGACTTTGCGATGGTCGTCTTATCATAGACCTCATAGGTAAGTTGTTCGTCCTTTGATCAGGAGATCACATGTTCAAGTTGTTGAAACAAACTCTTGTAGACTCAATGTGGTACCGCATTTCTGGTGTGCAGCGGACAGGTTGGAGTTGCAGTACTTGGGTGCATATTTAGATGCAATCAGTGCAGATTTTAGGAATGGTGCAAATTTTGCAACATCAGGTTCATCAATACTCCCTGGTGGTTACAGTCCTTTTAATCTTGATGTTCAGATTTCTCAGTTTTTGCAATTCAAGAAACGAACTATTTTGCTCAATGATTTACCAAGTGAGTTACCTTCTCCTtgacttaattttttttgttaatatgtCTAACATCCAAATTTAGTCAGAATGAGTGTATACGTTAATGACATTATGCATGCAGTTTCAAATAACTCAAAGTGGTCTTCCTCCAAAGTCAACATTCCAAATCTAGAAGATTTCTCAAAGGCACTTTACACATTTGACATTGGACAAAATGACCTTTCTTATGGTTTTCAACATACTCATGAAGCACAAGTCAGAGCATCCATTCCACAAATCTTAAACAACTTTACTCAAGCAATTCATGTATGTTCTTTCCTTTTCCTTCTCAAAGTTTCTTACAATCTCATCAGAGGCTAATTAGATGAGTTTATGAGTTTTGGATTCTAACAAGATTGACTtactgaattttgaataaattatttatacatacAAAGTAAATTTTTTAACACAAACACCAAGTTTTAGACAAAACTAGCAAAGTTTACTGAACCCGTAGCTTTAACTCTAACTTTGCTCCTAAATACAGCCTCCGGAATATTATTGGATTGGAAAGGGAGAGCCCATCCTCCTGTGGGACGGCTCTCCCTCCTAAATCAAAGGCAATCATTTTGTAAGAGTCCATCCCATTAGTGATATTTAGGAATTTCGCTTAGGCGATTTAAGAttcaaatatatgtataaaaagtAATTTTGGACTTTATATGCAGTACAATTTTTGGACAACTTAGTCCATTTGCGATACTTAGACGTAACACATTTgggagattttttttgtttttgtgacAAGTAGTACTCTTCTTCTTAATATTTATGTGCATAGATAATTTGTGCAGCAACTTTACAATGAAGGGGCTTTGAATTTCTGGATCCATAATACTGGTCCCATTGGCTGTTTGCCATTTAGTGTGATAGATTATCCATTGAAGCCTCAGGGCCGAGATGCCATTGGGTGCGTAGAGAACCACAATACAGTCGCTCGTGAGTTCAACAAGCAACTCAAGGACAGGATATCACACCTGAGAGCAGAGCTCCCTCATGCTGCATTTACTTATGTTGATGTTTATTCAGCTAAGTATCAACTAATTAGCTCTGCCAAGAAACAAGGTAATTTCTATTGCTTTGTTAATAAACTCTACTGCTCTTGAATGATTCAGAAATGAACCAAACTGCAATCTAAATGTTGGGGCAGTTAGGTGCACAAAGCATCCCGATTTGTGTAGAGCCTCGTAAAGGGCTGTACCCCAAGTGTAATGTAGCAACCTACCTTGATTCAAGTATCAATGACTGATTCCACTGCTCGAAAACCGTGACATATAGGTCATACGAAGACAACTTTATTGTTGCTTCAAGGTCCCCTTCTAGAGGTGGCAATGTAAAAAGAAGGATGTACATTATATATACTAACGGAGTAAATCTATTTTTACACAATCAGTGTAATTTAACCTATTATACCACCTAGTAAATATTTTTATCAGGTCTATTATTAATGTTTATAATAGAGACTTACCTTTAGCTACCTTATAAGTATGTTGATTGTATAATATATTTTGCGTTGTCAGTGCATAGCATTTAAACTTTGAACTTAAAACTAATATAATCATTTATGCATTGTATTTGATGGACAAGCAGGTTTTGGAGACCCATTGAAGTTCTGCTGTGGATGGTACAACAATGGTTATGAAGTTGCATGTGGGGGGACAGCTGTAGCGAATGGCACAGATTACGGGAAGGCATGTAGTGATCCCACAAAGTACATTAGCTGGGATGGGGCACACTACACAGATGCTGCAAATGTCTGGTTAGCCAAGGCCATTCTTAATGGCTCTTTCTCAGATCCTCCAGTTCCCATTGAACAATCTTGCAGTCACTTATCCACCAGTGTTTGACAACATGTGCTTCGGACGTGTCCTGGAATTTCCAAGATTATTactgtgatatatatatgtagctgcatatattatatttgtttacCACTGAGAAACCATTAAGAACTTTTCAATCTTATATAATGTATGGTCGCTTTAATATATCATCTGCCACTCCATTGTCTCATTTGTCATACGGTTGTGAAAAGACAACTATTACGCCTCCATCTCAAACGAGTACACCCCTAATTGCTACTTGTTTAACCAACCCAACCACACCCTATGTTGGGATAATTTGGCATGGTGAGTAGACCATAAAGCTAAAAATGACCAACGTTGGTGCTCCATAAGATTCAGACAACATTTTCAAGTCTTCTCCATAGTGGTGATGCATGTATGCTTGAAGGGAGAGGCACACCCTTGTGATTGAGTGAGGAGATGTGCAAGAATTATTAGGACTTGcacgtgattttttattttctgagcATAATTTGAATGGAGGTCCTGAGAGCTGAGAAACAGCAGTTTTTTTTATCAACTAAGAGTGTTAAACTCCTCTTCTTCCGTCCCTGTCCAAACAAAATGGAAAACCATCATCATTTTTGCTCACTTACGGTGCAGGCCAGCACCTCGACTAATATTACAGGGTACCTGCTGCCTACCACCAGCACAAGTACCAGGTAACTTTGTCCTTCAAGGCTTGGACAGCTTAGTCATTTCTAGCAAGATTATGAAAGAAATTTGTAAACAAAAGCTGATTTACTAAGTGACAAGAAGTCCACAGCTTTCTGCTTCAACTGATAAAACTGGGATGCATGATTCTATAAGGTTAATTTCAGTAACAAGTTCATCGTCATTCGTTCAAGGTTAAGGAGAAAGGACATGTTCCCTTTCCTCCAGAACAACACATCAGTATACACTCAAGACTTTAAGCTATTCATAATTTAAGAGAATCGGTTCCAggtaaagaaa
The Capsicum annuum cultivar UCD-10X-F1 chromosome 6, UCD10Xv1.1, whole genome shotgun sequence DNA segment above includes these coding regions:
- the LOC107874678 gene encoding LOW QUALITY PROTEIN: GDSL esterase/lipase At3g27950 (The sequence of the model RefSeq protein was modified relative to this genomic sequence to represent the inferred CDS: substituted 1 base at 1 genomic stop codon) is translated as MKGMRKLVTLLRVILYLGLVSGEISTNDDAGKREKKCGFPAIYNFGDSNSDTGGRSAAIHXVPPPNGQTFFGRPFGRLCDGRLIIDLIADRLELQYLGAYLDAISADFRNGANFATSGSSILPGGYSPFNLDVQISQFLQFKKRTILLNDLPISNNSKWSSSKVNIPNLEDFSKALYTFDIGQNDLSYGFQHTHEAQVRASIPQILNNFTQAIHQLYNEGALNFWIHNTGPIGCLPFSVIDYPLKPQGRDAIGCVENHNTVAREFNKQLKDRISHLRAELPHAAFTYVDVYSAKYQLISSAKKQGFGDPLKFCCGWYNNGYEVACGGTAVANGTDYGKACSDPTKYISWDGAHYTDAANVWLAKAILNGSFSDPPVPIEQSCSHLSTSV